In Dolichospermum flos-aquae CCAP 1403/13F, the following proteins share a genomic window:
- a CDS encoding SDR family oxidoreductase, whose amino-acid sequence MMLEDKVIVIVGATGGIGSTLTRQLSSTGARLVLVARDGESLAALANELSGEVLTVPTDITQPQQVDALIQRTIAQFGQIDVLVNAAGAGILKAYNTIESADLDAMLDLNLKGCFYTTQAAAKEMQKRKSGHICNVVGILGKHSMPMAAAYSASKFGVVGFSKCIAEELKRFGVKITLFYFGGIDSSFWDKVNLKVDRSKMLSCETAANAIFYALSAEPQAIPMEINIQPESHLFF is encoded by the coding sequence ATGATGCTAGAAGATAAAGTTATTGTCATTGTCGGTGCTACTGGTGGTATTGGTTCTACCTTAACTCGTCAGTTATCCTCCACTGGTGCGAGGTTGGTACTTGTAGCTAGAGACGGGGAAAGTTTAGCAGCATTAGCTAATGAGTTATCAGGAGAGGTTCTGACAGTTCCTACTGATATTACTCAACCCCAACAGGTAGACGCATTAATTCAAAGGACAATAGCTCAGTTTGGACAAATTGATGTTTTGGTAAATGCAGCCGGAGCGGGTATTCTCAAAGCCTACAACACCATTGAATCGGCAGATTTAGATGCAATGCTGGATTTGAATTTAAAAGGCTGTTTTTACACCACTCAAGCCGCAGCGAAGGAGATGCAAAAACGGAAATCTGGTCATATTTGTAATGTTGTCGGTATTCTTGGTAAACATTCAATGCCTATGGCTGCGGCTTATTCTGCGTCTAAGTTCGGTGTGGTGGGTTTTAGTAAATGTATAGCGGAAGAACTGAAACGCTTTGGGGTGAAAATTACGCTTTTTTACTTTGGGGGGATAGATTCTTCTTTTTGGGATAAGGTAAATTTAAAAGTAGATCGGAGTAAAATGCTTAGTTGTGAAACTGCGGCAAATGCTATTTTTTATGCTTTATCTGCCGAACCCCAGGCTATACCCATGGAAATTAATATTCAACCTGAGAGTCATTTATTTTTTTAG
- the hppD gene encoding 4-hydroxyphenylpyruvate dioxygenase encodes MLQIDHVHFYVEDAQRWRDWFVYCLGFQTVNDGFFPSLSHHQKSLHTRTEVVKSGSVYFLLSSAILPTSPVAEFLRQHPPGVADIAFVVDDVEALTARAISNGARILQPVEDAGFCQYAKIAAWGGLNHTLITKNTAKIADNKNILHDSITAIDHLVLNVGVGELETAVNWYQKIFDFQPQQTFNIKTDRSGLHSQVMISPHGNIQLPINEPASPSSQIQEFLDVNRGAGIQHIALLIPDLVNAISRFRAAGLSFLSVPQSYYSQLQQRYKFSLSTEELQAISHQEILVDWHENSHPGQLLLQIFSQPIFSKPTFFFEFIERRSFAQGFGEGNFLALFQAIEREQIKRGIDFPSSQGINSLSKS; translated from the coding sequence ATGCTGCAAATTGATCACGTTCACTTTTATGTCGAAGATGCCCAAAGGTGGCGAGATTGGTTTGTTTATTGTCTTGGTTTTCAAACAGTAAATGATGGCTTTTTTCCAAGTCTTTCTCATCATCAAAAATCGTTACATACTCGGACAGAAGTGGTGAAAAGTGGATCTGTCTACTTTTTACTTTCTTCTGCGATTTTACCGACTAGCCCGGTGGCTGAGTTTTTGCGTCAACATCCTCCTGGTGTGGCTGATATAGCCTTTGTAGTTGATGATGTGGAAGCTTTGACAGCAAGGGCTATAAGTAATGGGGCTAGGATTCTCCAACCTGTTGAAGATGCTGGATTTTGTCAGTATGCCAAAATTGCTGCTTGGGGTGGTTTAAATCATACGTTAATTACTAAAAATACCGCAAAAATAGCAGATAACAAAAATATTTTACATGATTCTATTACGGCGATTGATCATCTAGTTTTGAATGTGGGAGTTGGTGAATTAGAAACTGCTGTTAATTGGTATCAAAAAATATTTGATTTTCAACCTCAACAAACTTTTAATATTAAAACTGATCGTTCTGGTTTGCATAGTCAGGTAATGATTTCACCTCATGGTAATATTCAATTACCAATTAATGAACCGGCTTCGCCTAGTTCGCAAATTCAGGAGTTTTTGGATGTAAATCGAGGGGCAGGTATTCAACATATTGCTTTATTAATACCTGATCTTGTGAATGCAATTTCTCGATTTCGCGCTGCTGGTTTATCTTTTCTTTCTGTTCCCCAAAGTTACTATTCCCAGCTACAACAACGATATAAATTTTCTCTGTCAACTGAAGAATTACAAGCTATATCTCATCAGGAAATTCTGGTAGACTGGCATGAAAATTCTCACCCAGGTCAGTTATTATTGCAAATTTTCAGTCAACCAATTTTTTCAAAACCAACTTTTTTCTTTGAGTTTATTGAACGTCGTTCTTTTGCCCAAGGTTTTGGAGAAGGTAATTTTCTGGCTTTATTTCAAGCTATTGAACGTGAACAAATTAAACGCGGTATTGATTTCCCTTCAAGCCAGGGAATAAATTCCCTGTCTAAAAGCTAA
- a CDS encoding SH3 domain-containing protein has translation MLTNLLKVILGFILAIAVLLGTGLTVALYFVNRTAVTPPKPLYANDNPSKQIKKPKATPKSQSQKSATPNPTSSPTATPTPTPTESPKALPPDAYEGTVTWAQGLSMRSEPDANSSTTGGVGGNKKVIILEESADKKWQKIRIADTDKEGWVKAGNIQRSQ, from the coding sequence ATGCTTACAAACTTACTTAAAGTTATACTCGGTTTTATTTTAGCGATCGCAGTTTTATTAGGTACTGGCTTAACAGTTGCCCTATATTTTGTTAACCGTACCGCAGTAACTCCTCCCAAGCCACTGTATGCTAACGATAATCCTTCTAAACAAATTAAAAAGCCCAAAGCCACTCCCAAATCTCAATCGCAAAAATCAGCTACTCCCAACCCCACATCTAGCCCTACAGCTACTCCCACCCCCACTCCCACAGAATCACCCAAAGCATTGCCACCAGATGCTTACGAAGGAACAGTTACTTGGGCGCAAGGACTAAGTATGCGGTCTGAACCAGATGCAAATTCTTCCACTACTGGTGGAGTTGGTGGTAATAAAAAAGTAATTATTTTAGAAGAAAGCGCCGATAAAAAATGGCAAAAAATTCGCATTGCTGATACCGATAAAGAAGGTTGGGTAAAAGCAGGTAATATTCAACGTTCCCAGTAA
- a CDS encoding AAA family ATPase translates to MNFRDEFKLLLRARYPLIYIPTYEEERVEAAIREEATNQGNRPVYTWDFVDGYQGSPNDVGFGKRNPLQALEFVEKLTAAAPAVLILRDYHRFLDDVAIARKLRNLAKLLKSQPKNIVLLSPRVAIPDDLTEVLTVVEFPLPNASEIKMEVERLLQATGNPPVGKFLDDLVRSCQGLSMERIRRVLARGIATHGQLEPEDVDLVLAEKRQTIRQTQILDFYPATEEITDIGGLDNLKDWLIRRGGSFSEKARQYGLPYPRGLMLVGIQGTGKSLTAKAIAHHWHLPLLRLDVGRLFGGLVGESESRTRQMIQVAEALAPCILWIDEIDKAFSGLGSKGDAGTTSRVFGTFINWLAEKTSPVFVVATANDIQALPPEMLRKGRFDEIFFVGLPSQEERKAIFNVHLSRLRPHNLNSYEIERLAYETPDFSGAEIEQTLIEAMHIGFSQNRDFTTDDILEAASQIIPLARTALEQIQKLQEWAASGRARLASKYSPLSDRIQRQL, encoded by the coding sequence ATGAATTTTCGTGATGAGTTTAAATTGTTACTCCGCGCCCGTTATCCGTTGATTTATATTCCTACTTATGAGGAGGAACGGGTAGAAGCGGCGATTCGGGAAGAGGCGACAAATCAAGGTAATCGTCCGGTGTATACTTGGGATTTTGTGGACGGTTATCAAGGAAGTCCTAATGATGTGGGGTTTGGTAAACGTAACCCGTTACAGGCTTTGGAGTTTGTGGAAAAGTTGACTGCTGCTGCACCTGCGGTGTTGATTTTACGAGATTATCATAGATTTTTGGATGATGTGGCGATCGCTCGTAAACTTCGTAATTTAGCCAAACTGCTGAAATCACAACCGAAAAATATTGTCCTATTATCCCCTCGCGTCGCTATTCCTGACGATTTGACGGAAGTGCTGACGGTGGTTGAGTTTCCCCTACCTAACGCCTCGGAAATCAAAATGGAGGTGGAACGGTTGTTACAAGCCACCGGGAATCCACCTGTTGGTAAGTTTTTGGATGATTTGGTGCGTTCTTGTCAAGGGTTGTCTATGGAAAGAATCCGCCGGGTATTGGCGCGAGGAATCGCCACTCATGGACAATTAGAACCGGAAGATGTAGATTTAGTTTTGGCAGAAAAGCGGCAAACTATCCGCCAAACCCAAATTCTTGATTTTTACCCCGCCACTGAGGAAATTACTGATATTGGTGGTTTGGATAATTTGAAAGATTGGTTAATTCGGCGTGGGGGTTCGTTTAGCGAAAAAGCCCGACAATATGGTTTACCTTATCCCCGTGGGTTAATGTTGGTGGGAATTCAAGGAACTGGTAAATCTTTAACGGCCAAAGCGATCGCTCACCATTGGCATTTACCTCTGTTACGATTAGACGTAGGGCGGTTATTTGGTGGTTTGGTGGGTGAGTCAGAATCCCGCACCCGGCAAATGATTCAAGTCGCAGAAGCGCTCGCTCCCTGTATACTTTGGATTGATGAAATTGACAAAGCTTTTTCGGGTTTGGGTAGCAAAGGTGATGCAGGAACTACCAGCCGGGTATTTGGGACTTTTATCAATTGGTTAGCGGAAAAAACTTCTCCTGTATTTGTTGTGGCTACTGCTAATGATATTCAGGCGTTACCACCAGAAATGTTAAGAAAAGGGCGATTTGATGAAATTTTCTTTGTCGGTTTACCCAGCCAAGAAGAAAGAAAAGCCATTTTCAATGTGCATTTATCCCGATTGCGTCCCCATAATTTGAACAGCTATGAAATCGAAAGATTAGCCTACGAAACCCCCGATTTTTCCGGTGCAGAAATTGAACAAACGTTAATTGAAGCCATGCACATTGGCTTTAGTCAAAACCGTGATTTCACCACTGATGATATTTTAGAGGCTGCTAGTCAAATTATCCCCTTGGCACGAACTGCCCTCGAACAGATTCAAAAACTCCAAGAATGGGCAGCATCCGGTAGGGCGCGTCTAGCCTCAAAATACAGTCCTTTAAGCGATCGCATTCAACGTCAATTATAG